In Marinobacter sp. es.048, the following proteins share a genomic window:
- a CDS encoding class I SAM-dependent methyltransferase: MDASCRLWPEQEQEIYQLHDNDPSDPGYRTFLTKLTEPLLERLASGASGLDFGCGPGPALAQMLEAEGMAVSLYDPFFYPSVVALDQTYDFITCTEVVEHLYAPAGVFRELDRMLKPGGWLGVMTCFQTDDDRFDNWHYRRDPTHVVFYREFTFKLLANRFGWRLEIPRKDVALFRKPA; this comes from the coding sequence ATGGATGCCTCCTGCCGGTTATGGCCTGAGCAGGAGCAGGAAATCTATCAACTGCATGACAACGATCCGTCTGATCCAGGGTACCGGACATTTCTCACGAAACTGACAGAACCTCTTCTTGAACGTCTGGCGTCGGGCGCCAGTGGCCTGGATTTCGGCTGCGGCCCCGGCCCCGCACTGGCGCAGATGCTTGAGGCGGAAGGCATGGCAGTCAGTCTCTACGACCCCTTCTTTTATCCATCAGTAGTGGCCCTCGATCAAACCTACGATTTCATAACCTGTACCGAAGTGGTGGAGCATCTTTACGCGCCGGCTGGCGTCTTCAGGGAACTCGACCGAATGCTGAAACCCGGTGGCTGGCTGGGCGTGATGACCTGCTTCCAGACCGACGATGACCGGTTCGACAACTGGCATTATCGCCGAGACCCGACCCATGTGGTCTTCTACCGGGAATTCACCTTCAAGCTGCTCGCCAACCGGTTTGGATGGCGCCTGGAAATACCGAGAAAGGATGTGGCGCTGTTCCGGAAGCCAGCCTAG